The following coding sequences lie in one Lolium perenne isolate Kyuss_39 chromosome 2, Kyuss_2.0, whole genome shotgun sequence genomic window:
- the LOC127334704 gene encoding uncharacterized protein, which yields MAFVRRPCTVALLACAAAFLVAAVGAQPADPSGKPLDQNPILTDPDIQRVYMSPGGPLTTVSCYNRSNPAAKEPDCRITARQCPRGCRDLCYVHCPTCKLVCMCDLTGTECYDPRFVGGDGNKFLFHGRRDADFCLLSDSNLHINAHFIGKRNEQGARDFTWVQALGIRFGGHRLYLGVKRTVTWNSAVDRLAITFDGLPVELDAAPAASWSPVSAPALSVFRTGAANGVVVRLDGRFRIVANAVPVTEEDSRVHGYGLTADDSLAHLNVAFKFHSISADVHGVLGQTYRSDYVSAGVDMGAKIPVMGGAGKYQVSNIFGTDCEVARFAGEDLGEVGLIQEPADTMCGSGKGSAGLVCKK from the exons ATGGCGTTTGTCCGGCGCCCGTGCACGGTGGCGCTGCTCGCCTGTGCCGCCGCGTTCCTCGTTGCCGCCGTCGGCGCCCAGCCAGCGGACCCGAGCGGCAAGCCGTTGGATCAAAATCCCATCCTCACGGACCCCGATATACAGCGCGTGTACATGAGCCCTGGCGGGCCGCTCACCACGGTGAGCTGCTACAACCGGAGCAACCCGGCGGCGAAGGAGCCTGACTGCAGGATCACGGCGCGCCAGTGCCCCCGCGGCTGCCGCGACCTCTGCTACGTGCACTGCCCCACCTGCAAGCTCGTCTGCA TGTGTGATCTGACCGGCACGGAGTGCTACGACCCGCGCTTCGTGGGCGGCGACGGCAACAAGTTCCTCTTCCACGGCCGCAGGGACGCCGACTTCTGCCTCCTCTCCGACTCCAACCTGCACATCAACGCGCACTTCATCGGCAAGCGCAACGAGCAGGGGGCACGGGACTTCACCTGGGTGCAGGCGCTCGGCATCCGCTTCGGCGGCCACCGCCTCTACCTCGGCGTCAAGCGGACCGTCACCTGGAACAGCGCCGTCGACCGCCTCGCAATCACCTTCGATGGCCTGCCCGTCGAGCTCGACGCCGCGCCGGCAGCCAGCTGGAGCCCAGTCTCCGCACCTGCGCTATCTGTCTTCCGCACCGGCGCGGCCAACGGTGTCGTGGTGCGCCTCGACGGGCGGTTCCGGATCGTCGCCAACGCGGTGCCGGTCACCGAGGAGGACTCCAGGGTCCACGGCTACGGCCTCACCGCCGACGACAGCCTCGCGCACCTCAACGTGGCCTTCAAGTTCCACTCCATCAGCGCCGACGTGCATGGCGTGCTCGGCCAGACCTACCGCTCCGACTACGTCAGCGCCGGGGTCGACATGGGCGCCAAGATCCCGGTGATGGGAGGCGCCGGGAAGTACCAGGTGTCCAACATCTTCGGGACGGACTGCGAGGTGGCGCGCTTCGCCGGCGAGGATCTCGGGGAGGTGGGCCTGATCCAGGAACCGGCGGACACCATGTGCGGCAGCGGCAAGGGCAGCGCCGGGCTGGTCTGCAAGAAGTGA